The Streptomyces sp. Mut1 genome window below encodes:
- a CDS encoding tetratricopeptide repeat protein encodes MSADAATIRQALRDMQDEPEGPARNARSERLLAEAEQSGDGALVIEALVHQLQVYNYSSEKDKLFVPFARLLKLWDEQPGDFDRFMTHHLFWMFKWVSSSMVDQPHIPLASIEKWQAEMAHRYRLAGHSERAVRQGELEIARHLGDLERGERAYTAWLAADRDRMANCHACELHGQGAWQVLRGLDEEALKTWAPVLDGEHVCAHEPHAVLASSLLPLLRTGRAEQARAHHLRGYRMVRPMESMRYSAALHIEFCALTGNEARGLEILAERPAYFTDSGNPSSLMSFLTVTALLMDRLTALGHGGQSVPGPAGTEWTAASLAVGARSRALALAARFDERNGNGYVGGEVRERLARVPLLDRLPLGIRAARPVSTARPAPVPQVAAGGADVPDLAALLAEARRLSEALRPEAGAAWRAVAARAEAEGAVLADLDRATLEDHLAMDGTLPPAGAARAFEKAAGLYEAGDDAGEAVAASARGVFARALDGETDEAEALIAPLVEQALALHARGGATARQASGVLVCRARIAEQRMLRAADEEAHLAAVAELEEAAREVLAFAEPRRGEGRVATRIAEALGHLGDVAAHRGDDPGALGLYERAAAEAHGAGLPWSAVDYEARTARTAGRLHDHATAERAARAALEHGETLVSPSGRARLLLQLAEALAATGQLAEAADRTLDASHWADEAGESESLGVYARHQLGGRLLGLGRAAEAAAVLEAVLPDISADDHGDGMLVQTLWWLGDGLMALDEPRAAAEHRLRAADIARAWPEQHDHAMLAQLAGESLYRAELNAEAEQAYARAGELWRSLDEVPGLVRTLRVRAWIALREGPSGMSAARAFMAGAERECEARPELRAELASTYGQTADLIVRSCEGEPGEAGDDPVRVAYEEALGYADRAARAFHEAGPEQLASRTASVLMAAWLEADLGRGRAALGRAAQVVAAYEGVPEGADETVDARRAEVESVRAYVARTA; translated from the coding sequence ATGAGCGCCGACGCAGCGACGATCCGCCAGGCCCTGCGGGACATGCAGGACGAGCCCGAGGGGCCCGCGCGCAACGCCCGCTCGGAGCGGCTCCTGGCCGAGGCCGAGCAGAGCGGGGACGGCGCGCTGGTGATCGAGGCGCTCGTCCATCAGCTTCAGGTCTACAACTACAGCTCCGAGAAGGACAAGCTGTTCGTGCCCTTCGCGCGGCTGCTGAAGCTGTGGGACGAACAGCCGGGCGACTTCGACCGGTTCATGACCCATCATCTGTTCTGGATGTTCAAGTGGGTCTCCAGCTCCATGGTCGACCAGCCGCACATCCCGCTCGCCTCCATCGAGAAGTGGCAGGCCGAGATGGCCCACCGCTACCGGCTCGCGGGCCACTCGGAGCGGGCCGTGCGCCAGGGCGAGCTGGAGATCGCCCGGCATCTGGGCGACCTGGAACGGGGCGAGCGGGCGTACACCGCCTGGCTGGCCGCCGACCGGGACCGGATGGCCAACTGCCACGCCTGCGAACTGCACGGGCAGGGCGCCTGGCAGGTGCTGCGCGGGCTGGACGAGGAGGCGCTGAAGACCTGGGCTCCGGTGCTGGACGGGGAGCACGTCTGCGCGCACGAGCCGCACGCCGTGCTGGCGTCCTCCCTGCTGCCGCTGCTGCGGACGGGGCGCGCTGAGCAGGCGCGGGCGCACCATCTGCGCGGCTACCGGATGGTCCGGCCGATGGAGAGCATGCGCTACTCGGCCGCGCTGCACATCGAGTTCTGCGCGCTGACCGGCAACGAGGCCCGGGGCCTGGAGATCCTCGCCGAGCGGCCAGCGTACTTCACGGACAGCGGGAACCCCAGCAGCCTGATGAGCTTCCTGACCGTGACCGCCCTGCTGATGGACCGGCTCACCGCGCTGGGCCACGGCGGGCAGTCGGTGCCCGGCCCGGCCGGGACGGAGTGGACAGCCGCCTCGCTGGCCGTCGGGGCCCGGAGCCGGGCGCTGGCCCTGGCCGCCCGCTTCGACGAGCGCAACGGCAACGGGTACGTGGGCGGGGAGGTGCGCGAACGGCTGGCGCGGGTCCCGCTGCTGGACCGGCTGCCACTCGGCATACGGGCGGCGCGGCCGGTGAGCACGGCCCGGCCCGCCCCCGTACCGCAGGTGGCCGCCGGGGGCGCGGACGTGCCGGACCTGGCGGCGCTGCTCGCCGAGGCGCGCCGGCTGTCCGAGGCGCTGCGCCCCGAGGCCGGGGCCGCCTGGCGGGCGGTCGCCGCGCGCGCCGAAGCGGAGGGGGCCGTCCTCGCGGACCTGGACCGGGCGACGCTGGAGGACCACCTCGCGATGGACGGCACCCTGCCGCCCGCCGGGGCCGCGCGGGCGTTCGAGAAGGCGGCCGGGCTGTACGAGGCCGGGGACGACGCGGGCGAGGCCGTCGCCGCCAGCGCCCGGGGGGTCTTCGCCCGTGCGCTGGACGGGGAGACCGATGAGGCGGAGGCCCTGATCGCGCCGCTCGTGGAGCAGGCCCTCGCGCTGCACGCCCGGGGCGGGGCGACGGCACGGCAGGCGTCCGGAGTCCTGGTCTGCCGGGCCCGGATCGCCGAGCAGCGGATGCTGCGGGCGGCGGACGAGGAAGCGCACCTGGCCGCCGTCGCGGAGCTGGAGGAGGCGGCCCGGGAGGTGCTGGCGTTCGCCGAGCCCCGGCGCGGCGAGGGCCGGGTCGCCACCAGGATCGCGGAGGCGCTGGGCCACCTCGGGGATGTCGCGGCCCACCGGGGCGACGACCCCGGCGCCCTCGGCCTGTACGAGCGGGCCGCCGCCGAGGCGCACGGGGCGGGGCTGCCCTGGAGCGCCGTGGACTACGAGGCACGGACGGCGCGGACCGCCGGCCGGCTGCACGACCACGCGACGGCGGAACGGGCCGCGCGGGCGGCGCTGGAGCACGGCGAGACGTTGGTGAGCCCGTCCGGCCGGGCCCGGCTCCTTCTCCAGCTGGCCGAGGCGCTGGCCGCGACCGGGCAGCTCGCCGAGGCGGCGGACCGCACTCTTGACGCCTCGCACTGGGCCGACGAGGCCGGTGAGAGCGAGTCGCTGGGGGTCTACGCCCGGCACCAGCTCGGTGGCCGGCTGCTGGGGCTGGGCCGGGCGGCGGAGGCGGCGGCCGTGCTGGAGGCCGTCCTGCCCGACATCTCGGCCGACGACCACGGGGACGGCATGCTCGTCCAGACGCTGTGGTGGCTCGGCGACGGGCTGATGGCGCTGGACGAGCCGAGGGCGGCGGCGGAGCACCGGCTGCGGGCTGCGGACATCGCCCGCGCCTGGCCGGAGCAGCACGACCACGCGATGCTCGCCCAGCTCGCCGGGGAGTCCCTGTACCGGGCGGAGCTGAACGCGGAGGCCGAGCAGGCGTACGCGCGCGCCGGGGAGCTGTGGCGGTCGCTGGACGAGGTGCCGGGGCTGGTGCGGACGCTGCGGGTACGGGCCTGGATCGCGCTGCGGGAGGGCCCCTCGGGGATGAGCGCGGCGCGGGCGTTCATGGCCGGTGCGGAGCGGGAGTGCGAGGCGCGTCCGGAACTGCGGGCGGAGCTCGCGAGCACGTACGGGCAGACCGCCGACCTGATCGTCCGGTCCTGCGAGGGCGAGCCGGGCGAGGCGGGGGACGATCCGGTGCGGGTGGCGTACGAGGAGGCGCTCGGGTACGCGGACCGGGCG
- a CDS encoding HSP90 family protein, with product MTSETSATDSAAAREPHTFQVDLRGLVDLLSHHLYSSPRVYLRELLQNAVDAITARRADEPDAPALARLYAGDGRLRVEDSGIGLTEADVHSLLATIGRSSKRDGADSLASARAGFLGQFGIGLLACFVVAAEIRVVSRSARTPGEPPVEWCARDDGSYTVRTLPDSARPEPGTTVYLTARQGSAEWLEEERVLALARDFGSLLPYDVRVGEAAVTALPAPWDRAYPSPAARRVALARHCHEQFGFPPLDTIDLALPLAGIRGVAHVLPSAVSPAQRAGHRVHLKGMLLTDRAEELLPEWAFFVRCVIDTDTLRPTASREALYADETLAAVRDALGDRIREWLTGLAAGDPERLAQFLSVHHLGVKSLARHDEAMWRTMLPWLPFETTDGRLSLEEFARRHPVVHFTRTVEEFRQVAPIASAQGIGVVNGGYTYDTELVERLPAARPGTVVAELDADTVTAHLDAVDPAEELALGPFLAAARARLDPLGCDVVLRAFHPVTTPALHLDDRSVRHEQARAEAEARADDLWAGILGSLRGSAPRARLVLNQLNPLIRRIGSLDTPELAATATEALYGQALLMAQRPLRPADSALLNRAFMGLLEWAAPPAAPPAAPPAPPLSAPPGATSPGPTPPVNPQEDGR from the coding sequence ATGACATCCGAGACTTCAGCAACCGATTCCGCCGCCGCCCGGGAACCGCACACCTTCCAGGTGGATCTGCGCGGACTGGTCGACCTCCTCTCCCACCACCTCTACTCCTCGCCCCGCGTCTACCTGCGCGAGCTGCTGCAGAACGCCGTGGACGCCATCACCGCCCGCCGGGCCGATGAGCCGGACGCGCCCGCGCTGGCGCGGCTGTACGCCGGGGACGGCCGGCTGCGGGTGGAGGACAGCGGCATCGGCCTGACCGAGGCCGATGTGCACAGCCTGCTCGCCACGATCGGCCGCAGCTCCAAACGGGACGGCGCCGATTCGCTCGCCTCGGCGCGTGCCGGGTTCCTCGGCCAGTTCGGGATCGGGCTGCTGGCGTGCTTCGTGGTGGCCGCCGAGATCCGGGTGGTGAGCCGGTCCGCGCGGACGCCCGGGGAGCCGCCGGTGGAGTGGTGCGCCCGTGACGACGGTTCGTACACCGTCCGTACGCTGCCCGACAGCGCGCGCCCGGAGCCCGGGACCACCGTGTATCTGACCGCCCGGCAGGGGAGCGCCGAGTGGCTGGAGGAGGAGCGGGTGCTCGCGCTGGCCCGTGACTTCGGTTCGCTGCTGCCGTACGACGTCCGGGTCGGTGAGGCGGCCGTCACGGCGCTGCCGGCCCCGTGGGACCGGGCGTATCCGAGCCCGGCCGCGCGGCGGGTGGCGCTGGCGCGCCACTGCCACGAGCAGTTCGGCTTCCCACCGCTCGACACGATCGATCTCGCCCTGCCGCTCGCCGGGATACGCGGGGTGGCCCATGTCCTGCCGTCGGCGGTGAGCCCGGCGCAGCGCGCGGGTCACCGGGTGCATCTCAAGGGCATGCTGCTGACGGACCGGGCGGAGGAACTGCTGCCGGAGTGGGCGTTCTTCGTGCGGTGCGTGATCGACACGGACACCCTGCGGCCCACCGCCTCGCGCGAGGCGCTGTACGCGGACGAGACGCTGGCCGCCGTGCGGGACGCGCTGGGCGACCGGATCAGGGAATGGCTGACGGGACTCGCGGCGGGTGATCCGGAGCGGCTGGCGCAGTTCCTGTCCGTGCACCACCTGGGCGTGAAGTCGCTGGCCAGGCACGACGAGGCGATGTGGCGCACGATGCTGCCGTGGCTGCCGTTCGAGACGACGGACGGCCGGCTGTCCCTGGAGGAGTTCGCCCGGCGCCACCCGGTGGTGCACTTCACCCGGACCGTGGAGGAGTTCCGGCAGGTCGCGCCGATCGCGTCGGCGCAGGGCATCGGGGTGGTCAACGGCGGCTACACGTACGACACCGAGCTGGTCGAGCGGCTGCCCGCGGCCCGGCCGGGGACGGTGGTCGCGGAGCTGGACGCCGATACGGTGACCGCGCATCTGGACGCCGTGGACCCGGCCGAGGAGCTGGCGCTCGGCCCGTTCCTCGCGGCGGCGCGGGCCCGGCTCGACCCGCTGGGCTGCGATGTGGTGCTGCGCGCCTTCCACCCGGTGACCACTCCGGCGCTGCATCTGGACGACCGGTCGGTCCGTCATGAGCAGGCCAGGGCCGAGGCCGAGGCGCGGGCGGACGATCTGTGGGCGGGCATTCTGGGCTCGTTGCGCGGCAGCGCGCCGCGTGCCCGGCTCGTACTGAACCAGCTCAACCCGCTGATCCGCCGCATCGGTTCGCTGGACACCCCGGAACTGGCGGCGACCGCGACGGAGGCGCTGTACGGGCAGGCCCTGCTGATGGCGCAGCGTCCGTTGCGCCCGGCCGACTCGGCGCTGCTGAACCGGGCCTTCATGGGTCTCCTGGAGTGGGCCGCGCCCCCTGCCGCTCCCCCGGCCGCGCCCCCGGCCCCACCGCTGTCCGCGCCGCCCGGCGCCACGTCCCCCGGCCCCACCCCGCCCGTGAACCCCCAGGAGGACGGCCGATGA
- the recG gene encoding ATP-dependent DNA helicase RecG, which yields MDRVSAFDEPLKKLLGGATAKVMADHLDLHTVGDLLHHYPRRYEERGRLTALTDLPLEEHVTVVAQVADARVLTFNGGRGKRLEVTLTDGHGRLQLVFFGHGVHKPHKDLLPGRRAMFAGKVSVFNHKMQLAHPTYQLLDAASADDPGATEAVDAFAGKLLPIYPACKQLDSWRIAKAVDAVLPSAQDAVDPLPDALREGRGFTSLPEALLKIHRPQTKADVAAARDRLKWDEAFVLQVALARRRFADTQLPAVARRPAPDGLLDAFDAKLPFTLTDGQLKVTKEIFDDLATEHPMHRLLQGEVGSGKTMVALRAMLAVVDAGGQAAMLAPTEVLAQQHHRSITEMMGELAEGGMLGGSDQGTKVVLLTGSMGTAARRRALLDLVTGEAGIVIGTHALIEDKVKFHDLGLVVVDEQHRFGVEQRDALRSKGKQPPHLLVMTATPIPRTVAMTVFGDLETSVLDQLPAGRSPIASHVVPAKDKPHFLTRAWERVREEVENGHQAYVVCPRIGDDEDDPAKKKGKKKTAEEEATADKRPPLAVLEIAEQLAKGPLSGLRVEVLHGRMQPDDKDDVMRRFAAGEVDVLVATTVIEVGVNVPNATAMVIMDADRFGVSQLHQLRGRVGRGSAPGLCLLVTEAHEASPARARLSAVAATLDGFELSRIDLEQRREGDVLGQAQSGVRSSLRVLSVIDDEEVIAAARQEAVTVVAADPELEHLPELRTALDALLDKDREEYLEKG from the coding sequence ATGGATCGCGTGTCTGCGTTCGACGAACCCCTCAAGAAGCTGCTCGGTGGCGCCACCGCGAAGGTGATGGCGGACCACCTCGACCTGCACACGGTCGGTGATCTCCTGCATCACTACCCGCGCCGGTACGAGGAGCGCGGCCGGCTCACGGCGCTGACCGACCTCCCGCTCGAAGAGCACGTCACGGTCGTCGCCCAGGTCGCCGACGCCCGTGTGCTGACGTTCAACGGGGGCCGCGGCAAGCGACTCGAAGTGACCCTCACCGACGGCCACGGCCGGCTCCAGCTGGTCTTCTTCGGCCACGGCGTCCACAAACCGCACAAGGACCTGCTGCCGGGCCGGCGCGCCATGTTCGCCGGCAAGGTCTCCGTCTTCAACCACAAGATGCAGCTCGCCCACCCCACGTACCAGCTGCTCGACGCCGCCTCCGCGGACGACCCCGGGGCGACCGAGGCCGTGGACGCCTTCGCGGGGAAGCTGCTGCCGATCTACCCCGCCTGCAAGCAGCTCGACTCCTGGCGGATCGCCAAGGCGGTCGACGCGGTGCTGCCCAGCGCCCAGGACGCCGTGGACCCGCTGCCCGACGCCCTGCGCGAGGGCCGCGGCTTCACCTCGCTGCCCGAGGCCCTGCTGAAGATCCACCGGCCGCAGACCAAGGCCGATGTCGCGGCCGCCCGGGACCGGCTGAAGTGGGACGAGGCATTCGTCCTCCAGGTCGCCCTGGCCCGCCGCAGGTTCGCCGACACCCAGCTCCCGGCCGTCGCCCGCCGCCCCGCCCCCGACGGCCTGCTCGACGCCTTCGACGCGAAGCTGCCGTTCACCCTCACCGACGGCCAGCTGAAGGTCACCAAGGAGATCTTCGACGACCTCGCCACCGAACACCCGATGCACCGTCTCCTCCAGGGCGAGGTCGGTTCCGGAAAGACCATGGTCGCCCTGCGCGCCATGCTCGCCGTGGTCGACGCCGGCGGGCAGGCCGCGATGCTCGCGCCCACCGAGGTCCTCGCCCAGCAGCACCACCGGTCCATCACCGAGATGATGGGGGAGCTGGCCGAAGGAGGCATGCTCGGCGGTTCCGACCAGGGGACGAAGGTCGTCCTGCTCACCGGTTCCATGGGCACCGCCGCGCGCCGCCGGGCCCTGCTCGACCTGGTCACCGGCGAGGCCGGCATCGTCATCGGCACGCACGCGTTGATCGAGGACAAGGTCAAGTTCCACGACCTGGGCCTGGTCGTCGTGGACGAGCAGCACCGCTTCGGGGTCGAACAGCGCGATGCCCTGCGCTCCAAGGGCAAACAGCCCCCGCACCTGCTCGTCATGACCGCCACCCCCATCCCCCGCACGGTCGCCATGACGGTCTTCGGCGACCTGGAGACGTCCGTGCTCGACCAGCTGCCGGCCGGCCGCTCACCCATCGCCAGCCACGTCGTCCCCGCCAAGGACAAGCCCCACTTCCTCACCCGCGCCTGGGAACGGGTCCGCGAGGAAGTGGAGAACGGCCACCAGGCGTACGTGGTCTGCCCCCGCATCGGGGACGACGAGGACGACCCCGCGAAGAAGAAGGGGAAGAAGAAGACCGCCGAGGAGGAGGCGACGGCGGACAAGCGCCCGCCGCTCGCCGTCCTGGAGATCGCCGAACAGCTCGCGAAGGGCCCTTTGAGCGGCCTGCGCGTCGAGGTGCTGCACGGCAGGATGCAGCCCGACGACAAGGACGACGTGATGCGCCGCTTCGCCGCGGGCGAGGTCGACGTCCTGGTCGCCACCACCGTCATCGAGGTCGGCGTCAACGTCCCCAACGCCACCGCGATGGTGATCATGGACGCCGACCGCTTCGGCGTCTCCCAGCTGCACCAGCTGCGCGGCCGGGTCGGCCGCGGCTCGGCCCCCGGCCTTTGCCTGCTGGTCACCGAGGCCCACGAGGCGAGCCCGGCCCGCGCCCGCCTCTCCGCCGTCGCCGCCACCCTGGACGGCTTCGAGCTGTCCCGCATCGACCTCGAACAGCGCCGCGAGGGCGACGTCCTGGGCCAGGCCCAGTCCGGGGTCCGCTCCTCGCTGCGGGTCCTGAGCGTCATCGACGACGAGGAGGTCATCGCCGCCGCCCGCCAGGAGGCCGTCACCGTCGTGGCCGCCGACCCGGAGCTGGAACACCTGCCGGAGCTGCGCACCGCCCTGGACGCCCTGCTCGACAAGGACCGCGAGGAGTACCTGGAGAAGGGGTGA
- the rsmD gene encoding 16S rRNA (guanine(966)-N(2))-methyltransferase RsmD, which translates to MTRVIAGVAGGRRLAVPPGTGTRPTSDRAREGLFSTWQALLGTLDGIRIADLYAGSGAVGLEALSRGAAHALLVEADTKAVRTVRDNARTLGLHGAEVRSGKAEQIVTGPAPAEPYDVVFLDPPYAVTDDDLGEILLTLRSQGWLTADALVTVERSTRGGEFSWPKGFEPLRARRYGEGTLWYGRAAATCEDAR; encoded by the coding sequence ATGACCCGCGTGATCGCAGGCGTGGCCGGCGGACGCCGCCTGGCCGTCCCGCCCGGCACCGGCACCCGCCCCACATCCGACCGGGCGCGCGAGGGCCTGTTCTCCACCTGGCAGGCGCTCCTCGGCACCCTGGACGGCATCCGGATCGCCGACCTCTACGCCGGCTCGGGCGCCGTCGGCCTCGAAGCGCTCTCCCGGGGCGCGGCCCACGCCCTGCTCGTCGAGGCCGACACCAAGGCCGTCCGCACGGTCCGGGACAACGCCCGCACCCTGGGCCTGCACGGTGCCGAGGTCCGCAGCGGCAAAGCGGAACAGATCGTGACGGGCCCGGCACCCGCGGAGCCGTACGACGTGGTCTTCCTGGACCCGCCCTACGCCGTCACCGACGACGATCTTGGCGAGATCCTGCTCACACTCCGTTCCCAGGGGTGGCTCACAGCCGACGCGCTCGTCACCGTGGAACGCAGCACCAGAGGCGGAGAATTCAGCTGGCCCAAGGGTTTCGAGCCATTGCGGGCCCGTCGCTACGGCGAGGGAACGCTTTGGTACGGTCGCGCCGCCGCTACGTGCGAAGACGCACGATGA
- the coaD gene encoding pantetheine-phosphate adenylyltransferase, whose amino-acid sequence MRRAVCPGSFDPITNGHLDIIGRASKLYDVVHVAVMINQSKKGLFTVDERMELIRQVTSDFGNVQVESFHGLLVDFCKERDIPAIVKGLRAVSDFDYELQMAQMNNGLSGVETLFVPTNPTYSFLSSSLVKEVATWGGDVSHLLPPVVHEVLTERLAQR is encoded by the coding sequence TTGCGCCGCGCCGTATGCCCGGGGTCGTTCGACCCCATCACCAACGGACATCTCGACATCATCGGCCGTGCCTCGAAGCTGTACGACGTCGTACATGTCGCGGTGATGATCAACCAGTCCAAGAAGGGTCTGTTCACGGTCGACGAGCGGATGGAGCTCATCCGCCAGGTCACGTCGGACTTCGGCAACGTCCAGGTCGAGTCCTTCCACGGACTGCTGGTCGACTTCTGCAAGGAACGCGATATCCCGGCGATCGTGAAGGGCCTGCGGGCCGTCAGCGACTTCGACTACGAACTCCAGATGGCCCAGATGAACAACGGGCTCTCCGGCGTCGAAACGCTCTTCGTGCCGACCAACCCCACCTACAGCTTCCTGTCGTCCTCCCTGGTCAAGGAGGTGGCGACCTGGGGCGGCGACGTCTCCCACCTGCTGCCCCCGGTCGTCCACGAGGTCCTGACCGAACGCCTCGCGCAGCGCTGA
- a CDS encoding ATP synthase F0 subunit B: protein MDVQKKLDEIVETVGNARSMPMSASCVVNRADLLSMLEEVRDALPGSLAQAAEVIGGHEQLVEQARQEAGRIIENAHAERTTLVSDTEIARRSQAEADRILAEARKEAEEVRAEADEYVDSKLANFEVVLTKTIGSVDRGREKLLGRGRGFDDQGYEDPDFTEAPERSADPATLQRRADEYVDTKLGAFEAVLAKTLEAVGRGRQKLHGRVATDELGAHIAAQDAAGSQGHTSDEDHWAGLAEVATPQPLQVPHQSEPQYPAQPEPQYAQTYAYQDQSQQDTYQDQSQQDTYQDQSRQDAYQGQSRQDAYQDPAQQDVYGYQQQPDPYAAYQQQGYDQQAQAVMPAQGGGYDAWQQPVPAQQPLQQHGEGALDETSLFDTSMIDLDQLRRYEQER from the coding sequence GTGGACGTGCAGAAGAAGCTCGACGAGATCGTCGAGACGGTCGGGAACGCCCGGTCCATGCCCATGTCGGCATCCTGCGTGGTCAACCGCGCCGACCTGCTCTCGATGCTCGAAGAGGTGCGCGACGCCCTGCCCGGCTCGCTCGCCCAGGCCGCCGAGGTCATCGGCGGTCACGAGCAACTGGTCGAGCAGGCCCGCCAGGAGGCCGGCCGGATCATCGAGAACGCCCACGCCGAGCGCACCACCCTGGTCTCCGACACCGAGATCGCCCGGCGCTCCCAGGCCGAGGCCGACCGGATTCTCGCCGAGGCCCGCAAGGAGGCCGAAGAGGTCCGCGCCGAGGCCGACGAGTACGTCGACAGCAAGCTCGCCAACTTCGAGGTCGTCCTCACCAAGACCATCGGCTCCGTCGACCGGGGCCGCGAGAAGCTCCTCGGCCGCGGCCGGGGCTTCGACGACCAGGGCTACGAGGACCCGGACTTCACCGAGGCCCCCGAGCGCAGCGCCGACCCGGCCACGCTCCAGCGCCGGGCCGACGAGTACGTGGACACCAAGCTCGGCGCCTTCGAGGCGGTGCTCGCCAAGACCCTGGAGGCGGTCGGCCGGGGCCGGCAGAAGCTGCACGGCCGGGTCGCCACCGACGAGCTGGGCGCGCACATCGCCGCCCAGGACGCGGCGGGCAGCCAGGGCCACACCAGCGACGAGGACCACTGGGCCGGGCTGGCCGAGGTGGCCACCCCGCAGCCGCTCCAGGTCCCCCACCAGTCCGAGCCGCAGTACCCCGCCCAGCCGGAGCCGCAGTACGCGCAGACGTACGCCTACCAGGACCAGTCGCAGCAGGACACCTACCAGGACCAGTCGCAGCAGGACACCTATCAGGACCAGTCCCGGCAGGACGCCTACCAGGGTCAGTCCCGGCAGGACGCCTACCAGGATCCCGCGCAGCAGGACGTCTACGGCTACCAGCAGCAGCCCGACCCGTACGCGGCCTACCAGCAGCAGGGCTACGACCAGCAGGCCCAGGCCGTGATGCCGGCCCAGGGCGGCGGCTACGACGCCTGGCAGCAGCCCGTACCGGCGCAGCAGCCGCTCCAGCAGCACGGCGAGGGCGCCCTCGACGAGACCAGTCTGTTCGACACCAGCATGATCGACCTGGACCAGCTGCGCCGCTACGAGCAGGAGCGCTGA
- a CDS encoding YceD family protein produces the protein MFDTHELGRRPGAMQRLTRTVDAPADLGIAGVIGVPEGAPVELKVRLESVMEGVLVTGTARATAEGECVRCLEPLSREVEADFQEMFSYPDADDRNRGKTADPVDDAEDDEDRYFLEDGLFDLEPVLRDAVVLALPMQPVCKETCAGLCSECGIRLDENPGHHHDAVDARWAALQGLAETVQDGEKDNMGGAAPGVDKKQEK, from the coding sequence GTGTTCGATACGCACGAGCTGGGTCGGCGTCCCGGTGCCATGCAGCGGCTGACCCGCACGGTGGACGCCCCCGCCGATCTCGGTATCGCCGGCGTCATCGGAGTGCCGGAAGGCGCCCCGGTGGAGCTGAAGGTCCGCCTCGAATCCGTCATGGAAGGTGTGCTCGTCACCGGCACCGCCCGTGCGACGGCCGAGGGGGAGTGCGTAAGGTGTCTGGAGCCGCTGAGCCGTGAGGTGGAGGCGGACTTCCAGGAGATGTTCTCGTACCCTGACGCCGATGACCGGAACCGTGGCAAGACCGCGGACCCGGTCGACGACGCCGAGGACGACGAGGACAGGTATTTCCTAGAGGACGGCTTGTTCGACCTCGAACCCGTGCTGCGTGATGCGGTGGTGCTCGCACTGCCGATGCAGCCGGTGTGCAAGGAGACCTGCGCCGGTCTGTGTTCCGAATGCGGAATCAGGCTGGACGAGAATCCGGGCCACCACCACGATGCCGTCGACGCACGTTGGGCGGCACTGCAAGGACTCGCCGAGACCGTTCAGGACGGCGAGAAGGACAACATGGGCGGCGCCGCACCCGGCGTCGACAAGAAGCAGGAGAAGTAG
- the rpmF gene encoding 50S ribosomal protein L32, whose protein sequence is MAVPKRKMSRSNTRHRRSQWKAAVPTLVSCERCQEPKLQHIACPSCGTYNKRQVLEV, encoded by the coding sequence GTGGCTGTTCCGAAGCGGAAGATGTCGCGCAGCAACACGCGCCACCGCCGGTCGCAGTGGAAGGCTGCGGTCCCCACCCTGGTTTCGTGCGAGCGCTGCCAGGAGCCGAAGCTGCAGCACATCGCGTGCCCCAGCTGCGGCACGTACAACAAGCGCCAGGTCCTCGAGGTCTGA
- the rnc gene encoding ribonuclease III → MSELSHAKKQADNVNTASSHTLLEGRLGYQIESALLVRALTHRSYAYENGGLPTNERLEFLGDSVLGLVVTDTLYRTHPDLPEGQLAKLRAAVVNSRALAEVGRGLELGSFIRLGRGEEGTGGRDKASILADTLEAVIGAVYLDQGLDAASELVHRLFDPLIDRSSNLGAGLDWKTSLQELTASESLGVPEYLVTETGPDHEKTFTAAARVGGVSYGTGTGRSKKEAEQQAAESAWREISAAAQARETAAKAAADGGVADTPAGPSPSTDGAPA, encoded by the coding sequence ATGTCTGAGTTGTCCCACGCCAAGAAGCAGGCAGACAACGTCAACACAGCCTCGTCCCACACGCTTCTGGAAGGGCGGCTCGGTTATCAGATCGAGTCCGCCCTTCTGGTGCGTGCGCTGACCCACCGTTCGTACGCGTACGAGAACGGCGGTCTGCCCACCAACGAGCGGCTGGAGTTCCTCGGGGACTCCGTGCTCGGCCTGGTGGTCACGGACACGCTGTACCGCACCCACCCCGACCTGCCCGAAGGCCAGCTGGCCAAGTTGCGGGCCGCGGTGGTCAACTCGCGTGCGCTTGCGGAAGTGGGCCGCGGCCTAGAACTCGGCTCCTTCATCCGGCTCGGCCGCGGTGAAGAGGGCACGGGTGGCCGGGACAAGGCCTCCATCCTCGCCGACACCCTTGAAGCGGTGATCGGCGCGGTCTATCTCGATCAGGGCCTCGACGCGGCCTCGGAGCTGGTCCACCGGCTCTTCGACCCGCTCATCGACAGGTCCTCGAACCTCGGCGCCGGCCTGGACTGGAAGACCAGCCTCCAGGAGCTCACCGCGAGCGAGAGCCTCGGAGTCCCCGAGTACCTCGTCACGGAGACCGGCCCGGACCACGAGAAGACCTTTACTGCTGCTGCTCGCGTCGGTGGTGTCTCGTACGGCACCGGCACCGGCCGTAGCAAGAAGGAAGCGGAGCAGCAGGCGGCCGAGTCCGCCTGGCGCGAGATCAGCGCCGCAGCCCAGGCGCGGGAGACCGCGGCGAAGGCCGCGGCCGACGGAGGGGTCGCCGACACCCCTGCCGGCCCGTCGCCTTCCACGGACGGTGCTCCCGCCTGA